One Clostridium sp. CM027 genomic window carries:
- a CDS encoding alcohol dehydrogenase catalytic domain-containing protein, protein MLTRGFKIVQSKRFEIYIEDLEVCTGHVVVKIETAAICKADLRYYLGSRDERTLNLKYPINLIHEAIGTVVKDPTNSFNKGDKVALVPNIMIPKDKQDEFDIALSSDKRLGENYCPKALFASSSYNGFSKDYIAYPAYNLVKIEDNIDSNIAVFSELISVANTAIRRIVLKPDDVIGIWGDGILGYIICSVLKQIHNGPIIVIGHNKEKLDKFVGVQTYLSNDSDIKKSKINVAFECIGGAASESGIDEIINSILPGSKMVLTGVSENPVKINTRKVLEKGLAFYGITRSNVEDFKFAAELLKNPDFRSDISKLILEVAPIYGIKDYYRVFEVESENRSLGKHIMNFKF, encoded by the coding sequence ATGTTAACGCGAGGATTTAAAATAGTTCAATCTAAGAGATTTGAAATTTATATAGAGGATTTAGAAGTGTGTACAGGACATGTAGTGGTAAAGATTGAAACAGCAGCTATATGTAAAGCTGATTTAAGGTATTACCTTGGCAGTCGTGACGAGCGAACACTTAACTTAAAATATCCAATAAATTTGATTCATGAAGCTATAGGTACAGTAGTGAAAGATCCTACAAACTCCTTTAATAAGGGAGATAAAGTTGCACTAGTCCCAAATATAATGATTCCAAAAGATAAACAAGATGAATTTGATATTGCTTTATCTAGTGATAAAAGATTAGGAGAAAACTACTGCCCTAAAGCATTATTTGCCTCAAGTAGTTACAATGGATTTTCTAAGGATTATATTGCATATCCCGCATACAATCTTGTAAAGATAGAGGATAATATTGATTCGAATATTGCTGTGTTCTCAGAACTAATTTCTGTGGCAAATACAGCAATTCGTAGAATAGTATTAAAACCGGATGATGTTATAGGGATCTGGGGTGATGGCATCCTTGGGTATATAATATGCAGCGTATTAAAGCAGATACACAATGGTCCCATTATAGTGATAGGCCATAACAAAGAAAAATTAGATAAATTTGTTGGTGTGCAAACTTACCTTTCAAATGATTCAGATATTAAGAAAAGCAAAATTAATGTTGCATTTGAATGTATAGGTGGCGCCGCGTCTGAGAGTGGAATTGATGAGATTATTAACTCAATACTTCCAGGATCTAAAATGGTATTAACAGGTGTATCAGAAAATCCCGTAAAAATTAATACCCGAAAGGTATTAGAAAAAGGATTAGCATTTTATGGGATTACAAGAAGCAATGTAGAAGATTTTAAATTTGCAGCAGAGCTACTTAAAAATCCTGACTTTAGATCGGATATTTCAAAATTAATTTTAGAGGTAGCACCTATCTATGGAATTAAAGATTATTATAGAGTATTCGAAGTAGAATCAGAAAATAGGTCACTTGGAAAACACATTATGAATTTTAAATTTTAA
- a CDS encoding oligosaccharide flippase family protein, translating to MNIKKSVRVIFVECFGILIGILNGLLIPKVLDMQSYGYLKTFTLYITYAGMLHFGFSDGMYLILGGKDITDIKKEKIKGYFYVMLKIVIAAVAILFIVSIFFMKDIAFRYFVFYILPFQIVLFVSLLYRATGEFNKYVVIRIAQNIVNLSSILAVILIIKSPILYMQIQVVGNMVLAIVSGALIIFSAKKSEKIKRSEIKSITSMGFTIMIANAISLLFVTLDRWFVKIKFTDNDFAFYSFAVSMLSLFIVLINSITVLFYPYLARSKDDAKVVSNVKKYIILICSFAPAGYFVLEFIVKSFLKEYIPSLEVLGILIIGIPFISLTNVLYANLYKVGKRGKEYLIVASKMVALAFILNAFATYVLKDPVMIAYATLVTLVVWYVYSSFDFKGLEIHKNEIIHFIVYLCCYQIVRIIPIPSLIKAFMFIISMMITEYILFNADIKDIFLMIKSRKKDRV from the coding sequence ATGAATATAAAAAAATCAGTAAGAGTAATATTTGTAGAATGCTTTGGGATATTGATTGGTATATTGAATGGATTACTGATACCAAAGGTTCTTGATATGCAATCCTATGGTTATCTAAAAACATTTACGTTATATATAACATATGCAGGAATGCTCCATTTTGGATTCTCAGACGGAATGTATTTAATATTGGGTGGTAAAGATATAACAGACATAAAAAAAGAAAAAATAAAAGGCTATTTCTATGTTATGCTAAAGATTGTAATAGCTGCAGTAGCTATTTTATTTATAGTTTCAATATTTTTTATGAAAGATATAGCGTTTAGGTACTTTGTATTTTATATATTACCGTTTCAGATTGTGTTATTTGTTTCTCTATTATATAGAGCAACAGGTGAATTCAACAAATATGTAGTAATAAGAATAGCGCAAAATATAGTAAATTTATCATCTATTCTTGCAGTTATATTAATTATAAAATCGCCAATTTTATATATGCAGATTCAAGTTGTTGGAAATATGGTTTTAGCAATTGTTAGTGGAGCGTTAATTATTTTCTCAGCAAAAAAATCAGAAAAGATAAAGCGCTCAGAAATAAAATCCATAACAAGTATGGGTTTTACTATAATGATAGCAAACGCTATAAGTCTTCTATTTGTTACTTTGGATAGATGGTTTGTTAAAATAAAATTCACAGACAATGATTTCGCATTTTATTCTTTTGCGGTATCGATGCTAAGCTTATTTATAGTTTTAATAAATTCAATCACAGTCTTGTTTTATCCTTATCTAGCAAGAAGTAAGGATGACGCAAAAGTCGTCTCAAATGTTAAAAAATACATTATATTAATATGTAGTTTTGCACCTGCTGGTTATTTTGTGCTGGAGTTTATAGTAAAGAGCTTCCTAAAAGAATATATACCATCCTTAGAAGTGCTAGGAATATTAATAATAGGGATACCGTTCATTTCTTTAACAAATGTTTTATATGCAAATCTTTATAAAGTAGGAAAAAGGGGCAAGGAGTATTTAATTGTAGCCTCTAAAATGGTAGCATTAGCATTTATATTAAATGCATTTGCGACATACGTATTAAAGGATCCCGTAATGATTGCATATGCTACACTTGTTACTTTAGTTGTATGGTATGTATATTCTTCATTTGACTTTAAGGGACTTGAAATACACAAAAATGAGATAATACATTTTATAGTATATTTGTGTTGTTATCAAATTGTTAGGATAATTCCTATTCCGTCATTAATCAAAGCGTTTATGTTTATTATCAGTATGATGATTACAGAATACATTTTATTTAATGCTGATATTAAAGACATATTTTTAATGATAAAGAGTAGAAAAAAAGATAGAGTATAA
- a CDS encoding glycosyltransferase, which produces MNGKKIDISKNISILIPAFNPDTKLITLVDNLTKAGFTNISIVDDGSSEEYKPIFNELGLKKQCNILVHAKNMGKGRALKTGFNYFLNNCKDCVGIVTADADGQHGIEDIIKVSQRLIDNPEKLILGSRNFSKSNIPFRSRFGNIMTRRMFGLIAGIKVRDTQTGLRAISSDFALDLMSVNGERFEYETNMLLECKSKNIAIDEVCIDTIYIEENKSSHFNPIKDSIKIYGVFFKFMSSSFLSFVLDIGLFTMFTKLFYNITPEYFILLSTIVSRIISSLFNYNVNKNAVFKHKTYDKLVLVRYYVLCLTLMLVSGLSVSATWFVFKRSEVVIKVIIDGILSLISYKIQKEWVFKKMNISEEL; this is translated from the coding sequence ATGAATGGTAAAAAAATAGATATATCAAAAAATATCTCGATTTTGATACCGGCTTTTAATCCGGATACTAAACTAATAACTTTAGTAGACAATCTTACAAAGGCAGGTTTTACAAATATTAGCATAGTGGATGATGGAAGTAGTGAGGAGTATAAACCAATTTTCAATGAATTGGGGCTTAAAAAACAATGTAACATATTGGTTCATGCAAAAAATATGGGCAAAGGTAGAGCACTTAAAACAGGTTTTAATTATTTTCTTAACAATTGCAAAGATTGCGTTGGAATTGTTACGGCGGACGCTGATGGCCAGCATGGTATTGAAGATATTATAAAAGTTTCACAGAGGTTAATAGATAATCCAGAAAAATTAATATTAGGGTCTAGAAACTTTTCAAAATCAAATATTCCTTTCAGAAGCAGGTTTGGAAATATAATGACTAGAAGGATGTTTGGACTCATAGCTGGAATAAAAGTAAGGGATACCCAAACAGGGTTAAGAGCTATTTCATCGGATTTTGCGTTGGATTTAATGAGTGTTAATGGAGAAAGGTTTGAGTATGAAACCAACATGCTACTTGAATGCAAGAGCAAAAATATTGCTATTGATGAAGTATGTATTGATACTATTTACATAGAAGAGAATAAATCATCCCATTTTAATCCAATAAAAGATTCAATAAAAATTTATGGAGTTTTCTTTAAATTTATGTCATCATCATTTTTATCTTTTGTTTTGGACATTGGCTTATTTACGATGTTTACAAAACTATTTTATAATATAACACCGGAATATTTCATTTTGTTATCAACTATTGTTTCCAGAATTATATCTTCCTTATTTAACTATAATGTAAATAAAAATGCAGTATTTAAACATAAAACTTATGATAAATTAGTGTTAGTTAGATATTATGTGTTATGTTTAACACTTATGTTAGTGTCAGGACTAAGTGTATCGGCTACTTGGTTTGTTTTCAAGCGTTCTGAGGTTGTTATAAAAGTTATAATAGATGGTATCTTGTCACTTATAAGTTACAAAATTCAAAAAGAGTGGGTTTTTAAGAAAATGAACATTTCAGAGGAGTTGTAA
- a CDS encoding YveK family protein — protein sequence MDEEMDISIKEIFIILKGRLWLIVYITLAAIIIAGIMSFYVIKPTYEAKTSVIIGKPQSTASGSTQYNDVKMYQDLVETYSKIAQSELVAQGALDELKGNLTLNQIKDIITSTPQTGTQILTISAKSKSPQEALKVINAISTSFIESSEKVYPIGAEIQVMDKANMPTNPISPNKVRNMAIGFLIGLIISVGLVFILEYSDNTIKTESDVEIYIGLPILGVIPKMTAYIK from the coding sequence ATGGATGAAGAAATGGATATTAGTATTAAAGAAATTTTTATAATACTAAAAGGGAGGTTATGGTTAATAGTTTATATAACTTTAGCGGCCATTATAATAGCAGGTATAATGAGCTTTTATGTTATTAAACCAACTTATGAGGCAAAAACAAGTGTAATAATAGGAAAGCCACAAAGTACTGCTAGCGGGTCTACACAATACAATGATGTAAAGATGTATCAAGATTTAGTTGAAACCTATAGTAAAATTGCTCAATCTGAATTAGTAGCACAGGGAGCTTTGGACGAATTAAAGGGTAATTTAACCCTAAACCAGATCAAAGATATCATAACTAGTACTCCCCAAACTGGAACTCAAATTCTAACAATTAGTGCTAAGAGTAAAAGCCCTCAAGAGGCCCTTAAAGTTATAAATGCGATTTCAACTTCTTTTATAGAATCCTCGGAAAAGGTTTATCCTATAGGTGCAGAGATACAGGTAATGGATAAGGCAAATATGCCAACTAATCCTATTAGCCCTAATAAAGTAAGAAACATGGCGATCGGATTTTTAATAGGATTAATAATTTCCGTAGGACTTGTGTTCATACTCGAATACTCTGATAACACTATAAAGACCGAAAGTGATGTGGAAATATATATAGGATTACCGATTTTAGGAGTAATACCTAAAATGACAGCATATATAAAATAG
- a CDS encoding CpsD/CapB family tyrosine-protein kinase, producing the protein MKGLGLITFKKPNIPIAEAYRTLRTNIQFSSFDKKIKTLLVTSSGPGEGKTTTASNLAIVMAQGGSKTLLIDCDQRKPNVHMVFGCSNAEGLSNILVDENEVDINKCIQKTEITNLYILASGTKLPNPAELLGSAKMKNLIEELKEIYDFIILDTPPIILVTDAQILAQYTDGCLLVISSGEAERDSVIKSKGLLEKVNAKILGVVINKLDLKKSGY; encoded by the coding sequence ATGAAAGGTTTAGGCTTAATAACATTTAAAAAACCTAATATACCAATCGCAGAGGCGTATAGAACTCTTAGGACTAATATTCAATTCTCTTCCTTTGATAAAAAGATTAAAACCTTGCTGGTAACTAGTTCAGGACCAGGAGAGGGGAAAACTACTACTGCTTCAAATCTAGCAATAGTTATGGCCCAAGGTGGAAGTAAGACCTTATTAATAGATTGTGATCAAAGAAAGCCAAATGTACATATGGTTTTCGGGTGTTCTAACGCAGAGGGCTTGTCTAATATTTTGGTAGATGAAAATGAAGTAGACATAAATAAATGTATTCAGAAAACTGAAATAACAAACCTTTATATTTTAGCCTCAGGCACAAAGCTTCCAAACCCAGCGGAACTTTTAGGATCTGCAAAAATGAAAAATTTAATTGAGGAATTAAAGGAAATATATGACTTTATAATATTGGATACTCCTCCAATAATATTAGTTACGGATGCACAGATTCTAGCTCAGTATACGGATGGCTGTCTGTTAGTTATTTCTTCAGGGGAAGCGGAACGAGATTCAGTTATTAAATCTAAAGGACTCCTTGAGAAGGTTAATGCAAAAATATTAGGAGTAGTAATTAATAAATTAGATCTAAAAAAGAGTGGCTATTAA
- a CDS encoding DegT/DnrJ/EryC1/StrS aminotransferase family protein, whose protein sequence is MKIPFSPPDISEIEINEVIDTLKSGWITTGPKTKLFEKKMAEYMNTSKVVCLNSDTASMEMTLRVLGVGKGDEVITSAYTYTASASVIDHVGSKIILVDTAKNSFQMDYEQLEKAITEKTKVIIPVDIGGVMCDYDKIFEIVNRKKELYRPANDIQKAFGRVVVLADSAHAFGASYKGKRSGEVADFTCFSFHAVKNLTTGEGGAVTWRDIHEIDNEEIYRQYMLLSLHGQSKDALAKTKVGSWEYDIIYPAYKCNMTDIIAALGLAQLGRYNGILERRKQIIEMYDKALNECNVETMKHYGEGFSSSGHLYLVRLIGKDEAYRNRIIEKMAQKNIATNVHYKPLPMHTAYKRLGFDIIDYPNAFDMYKNEITLPLYQRLTNEQVEYVVESLKEIMAGEAAASLS, encoded by the coding sequence ATGAAAATACCATTTTCGCCACCAGACATTTCAGAAATTGAAATCAATGAAGTTATAGATACATTGAAATCAGGGTGGATAACAACAGGGCCAAAAACAAAATTGTTTGAAAAAAAAATGGCAGAGTATATGAACACCTCAAAAGTGGTATGCCTAAATTCAGATACAGCAAGCATGGAAATGACACTTAGAGTTTTAGGGGTAGGAAAAGGAGATGAAGTCATTACGTCTGCTTATACATATACCGCCTCAGCAAGCGTTATTGATCATGTAGGATCTAAAATTATCCTTGTGGATACTGCAAAGAACTCTTTTCAAATGGATTATGAGCAATTAGAGAAAGCAATAACAGAAAAAACAAAGGTCATCATTCCAGTAGATATTGGAGGAGTGATGTGTGATTATGATAAGATATTTGAAATAGTTAATAGAAAAAAGGAACTTTATAGACCAGCGAATGACATTCAGAAGGCATTTGGTAGAGTGGTAGTATTAGCTGATTCAGCCCATGCATTTGGTGCTTCATATAAAGGAAAACGAAGTGGAGAGGTAGCAGATTTTACATGTTTCTCATTTCATGCAGTAAAAAATTTAACCACAGGCGAGGGTGGTGCAGTTACATGGCGTGATATTCATGAGATTGATAATGAAGAAATTTATAGACAATATATGCTCCTTTCTCTTCATGGTCAGTCGAAGGATGCACTGGCAAAAACAAAGGTCGGCTCATGGGAATATGACATTATTTATCCTGCTTACAAGTGCAATATGACCGATATAATCGCAGCTTTGGGATTAGCACAGCTTGGGAGATACAACGGTATTTTGGAAAGAAGAAAACAGATTATTGAAATGTATGATAAAGCATTAAATGAATGTAATGTTGAAACTATGAAGCATTATGGAGAAGGGTTTTCATCAAGTGGTCATTTATACTTGGTAAGGCTCATTGGTAAAGATGAAGCGTATAGAAATAGAATAATAGAAAAAATGGCACAAAAGAATATTGCAACAAATGTACACTATAAACCATTGCCGATGCATACAGCATATAAGAGGTTGGGATTCGATATAATAGATTACCCGAATGCTTTTGACATGTATAAAAATGAGATTACATTGCCATTATATCAGCGATTAACGAACGAACAGGTCGAGTATGTGGTGGAGAGCTTAAAAGAAATTATGGCGGGTGAGGCAGCAGCTAGTTTATCATAG
- a CDS encoding GNAT family N-acetyltransferase translates to MYERIFKRIIDFLLALIILPAFLIFYIVIGLFIKLEDVGPIIYTQKRLGKNGKIFNIKKFRSMKVNAPDIRNNDGSTFNSVDDPRLTKIGKFIRKLSIDEIPQIINILMGDMSFIGPRPDLEDHFSLYTKDEKNKLNVLPGVTGYNQVYHRNSIEWKERIQNDLYYVNNVSFVLDLKIFIKTIVVILLKRGIYNCERVRKEEMKMNKLHYKFLEWDTNYFGVNSGRVTLDETIGSKEWNIISKVLKKNEFNVIDNVNNDSINNLYISKLSGAFVTDINFQFTKEINVAIKHANKFDIAIQNKLPVNNEILEISKNSYKHSRFFNDPYLNKAKAKNVYGQWVQSSFLNENKYFINCYIDSKVAGYILFSLEHKTNTAIIELISVKEGMQNGFIGKEMMIYLEKYIYDNHKDIKDIRVGTQSNNINAINFYVRNGFRVKEIRSVYHYWPNKDMGFEFMDEAAASLNR, encoded by the coding sequence ATGTATGAAAGGATTTTTAAGAGAATAATTGATTTCTTATTAGCATTAATAATATTACCTGCATTTTTGATATTTTATATAGTAATAGGTTTATTTATTAAATTAGAAGACGTAGGACCAATAATATATACTCAGAAAAGGTTAGGGAAGAATGGTAAAATATTTAATATTAAAAAGTTTAGATCTATGAAAGTAAATGCGCCGGATATAAGGAATAATGACGGTTCAACATTTAATTCAGTTGATGATCCTAGACTTACGAAGATTGGTAAATTTATAAGAAAGTTAAGCATAGATGAGATACCACAAATAATTAATATTTTAATGGGGGATATGAGCTTTATTGGACCAAGACCAGATTTGGAAGATCATTTTAGTTTATACACAAAGGATGAAAAGAATAAATTAAATGTTTTACCAGGTGTTACCGGATATAACCAAGTTTATCATAGAAATTCTATTGAGTGGAAAGAAAGGATACAGAATGATTTATATTATGTAAATAATGTATCATTTGTACTTGATTTAAAAATATTTATTAAAACAATAGTTGTTATATTATTAAAGCGGGGGATATATAATTGTGAACGGGTCAGAAAAGAAGAGATGAAAATGAACAAACTTCATTATAAATTTTTAGAATGGGATACTAATTACTTTGGGGTTAATAGTGGAAGAGTAACTTTAGATGAAACAATAGGAAGCAAAGAGTGGAACATAATAAGCAAAGTATTAAAAAAAAATGAGTTTAATGTCATAGATAATGTAAATAATGATTCGATTAACAATTTATATATATCCAAATTATCAGGAGCATTTGTAACCGATATAAATTTCCAGTTCACTAAAGAAATAAATGTAGCTATAAAACATGCTAATAAATTCGATATAGCTATTCAAAATAAGTTGCCGGTTAACAACGAAATACTAGAAATAAGTAAAAATTCTTATAAGCATTCTAGATTTTTCAATGATCCATATTTAAATAAAGCCAAAGCTAAAAATGTTTATGGGCAGTGGGTTCAATCATCTTTCTTAAATGAAAATAAATATTTTATAAATTGTTATATAGATTCAAAAGTAGCTGGATATATATTATTTTCATTAGAGCATAAAACTAATACCGCAATAATAGAATTAATTTCAGTTAAAGAAGGCATGCAAAATGGATTTATAGGTAAAGAGATGATGATATATTTAGAAAAATATATATATGATAACCATAAGGATATTAAAGATATAAGAGTTGGTACACAAAGTAACAATATAAATGCTATTAATTTTTATGTGAGAAATGGTTTTAGAGTTAAGGAGATTAGATCGGTTTATCATTATTGGCCTAATAAGGATATGGGATTTGAATTCATGGACGAAGCAGCGGCTTCTTTGAATAGATAA
- a CDS encoding glycosyltransferase family 4 protein: MKKILFISTEGFDTPGPSNHLVSSLIEDLLDSGFSIHLIQSRRKKINSEIPDTLKNKRNLEMTVINRKIINKNSFIHRYFEEALYAFKCFKIWIKMKDIDSVFVQSCPTVVFSIVLLKLFMRKPILYSVQDMFPGSAVSSGVINNRFIKWVFYKIQKVAYKNSDILTVISEDMKMKVVEQGVPPKKIFSIVNWFDDRTVHEVQWEDNRFVKKYNLQKNKFYVQYAGTMGYVFDYKMVLNVAELLKGYKDIEFQMIGQGSKRAAFIGEKEKRGLDNIVFYPLEPQDMVSDVYSTCSICLIPLKKGIIGNSVPSKAGLLMACSRTIVNSVDDDSDYYKMFNENEMGISAPNDDPKAVADAIFDLYKNKEKRESLAKIGHEFGKKYYGRNTNTLKFIELFSGKITEKF, translated from the coding sequence ATGAAAAAGATATTGTTTATAAGTACGGAAGGATTTGACACACCAGGTCCATCTAACCATTTAGTTAGTTCATTAATAGAAGACTTACTCGATAGTGGATTTAGTATTCATTTAATACAGAGTAGAAGAAAAAAAATTAATAGTGAAATACCTGATACATTGAAAAATAAACGTAATCTTGAAATGACTGTTATTAACAGGAAGATAATTAATAAAAATTCTTTTATTCATAGGTATTTTGAGGAGGCTTTATATGCTTTCAAATGTTTTAAAATATGGATAAAGATGAAAGATATTGATTCAGTCTTTGTTCAGTCTTGCCCCACAGTAGTGTTTTCAATTGTTCTTTTGAAATTATTTATGAGAAAACCTATATTATATAGTGTGCAAGACATGTTTCCAGGTAGTGCTGTTAGTAGTGGTGTTATAAACAATAGATTTATTAAATGGGTATTTTATAAAATTCAAAAAGTAGCATACAAAAATAGTGATATATTAACAGTTATTTCTGAAGACATGAAAATGAAAGTGGTGGAGCAGGGGGTTCCACCTAAGAAAATTTTTTCAATAGTAAACTGGTTTGATGATCGAACAGTACATGAAGTTCAATGGGAAGATAATCGTTTTGTTAAGAAATATAATCTTCAAAAGAATAAGTTTTATGTACAATATGCAGGAACAATGGGATATGTATTTGATTACAAAATGGTTTTAAATGTTGCGGAGTTACTCAAAGGTTACAAAGATATAGAGTTTCAGATGATAGGCCAAGGTAGTAAGAGGGCTGCTTTTATAGGAGAAAAAGAAAAACGTGGGTTAGATAATATAGTTTTTTATCCACTCGAACCACAGGATATGGTTTCAGATGTCTATAGCACCTGCTCGATTTGCTTAATTCCTTTGAAGAAAGGAATAATTGGAAACTCTGTGCCAAGTAAGGCTGGATTGCTTATGGCATGTAGCAGGACTATTGTGAATTCGGTGGATGATGACTCTGATTATTATAAGATGTTCAATGAAAATGAAATGGGGATCTCAGCTCCAAACGATGATCCTAAAGCAGTGGCAGATGCAATTTTTGATTTATATAAAAATAAAGAAAAGCGTGAAAGTTTGGCTAAAATTGGACATGAATTTGGGAAGAAGTATTATGGGAGAAATACGAATACCCTTAAATTTATTGAGTTATTTTCAGGAAAGATTACTGAAAAATTTTAA